In Acidianus brierleyi, one genomic interval encodes:
- a CDS encoding DUF211 domain-containing protein — translation MGIRRVVLDVLKPIKGSTIIDLADKLTIIKGIDGVNITVTDMDVETMGLSVVVEGDNIDFDEIRKVLEEEGCAIHSIDEVAGGNKIVEGRRVK, via the coding sequence TTGGGAATTAGACGTGTAGTTCTTGACGTTCTTAAACCGATTAAAGGTTCTACCATTATAGATCTAGCAGATAAACTAACTATTATTAAGGGCATAGATGGAGTTAATATAACGGTTACTGATATGGATGTAGAAACTATGGGATTAAGTGTAGTTGTTGAAGGAGATAATATTGACTTTGACGAAATAAGAAAAGTATTGGAAGAGGAGGGTTGCGCGATACATAGTATCGATGAGGTTGCAGGAGGAAACAAAATAGTAGAGGGGAGAAGAGTAAAGTGA
- the hisC gene encoding histidinol-phosphate transaminase has product MIAPTDLRKILYTWLENAGEYNYDDIKEGLRLHLNESPYSPPDFIIENVEKYLTKGNRYQHPDLIARLRELAAEYSKVEPENILPTPGGDGALRTIFYNLTQPGDTVVYNFPSYSMYPVYSSVRGLNVIKINLKEDGDWWKEDLDLLYNKISNARLVIIDDPNNPTGSPMLKAKEDIISNIAEKINGLLIIDEAYYEFSGYTVKDFISKYKNVAIVRTLSKAFSLASFRVGYLIADKEVIKALTKATTPFDIPLPSLVAGISALENPSYAFNIANEIKKNRDFLYESIKKLGLKVYKSLTNFLFFKYDGDLIHPLLSKGIAIRRPISSYYRVTVGTLEQCTIFTQKLGEIIENSNTK; this is encoded by the coding sequence ATTATTGCACCAACCGATTTAAGAAAAATATTATATACATGGTTAGAAAATGCAGGAGAATATAATTACGACGACATAAAAGAAGGTTTAAGATTACACTTAAATGAATCGCCATATTCTCCTCCAGACTTTATTATAGAAAATGTAGAAAAATATTTAACAAAAGGCAATAGATATCAACATCCTGACCTAATAGCTCGATTAAGAGAATTAGCTGCAGAATATAGTAAAGTAGAACCTGAGAATATCCTGCCTACTCCAGGAGGAGACGGAGCATTAAGGACTATTTTCTATAATTTAACGCAGCCAGGCGATACGGTAGTATACAACTTTCCTTCGTATAGCATGTATCCAGTATATTCTTCAGTTAGAGGTTTGAATGTTATTAAAATAAATCTTAAAGAGGACGGCGATTGGTGGAAAGAGGATTTAGATTTATTATATAATAAAATTTCAAATGCTAGACTTGTAATAATAGACGATCCAAATAATCCTACTGGATCTCCTATGTTAAAGGCCAAAGAGGATATAATATCTAACATAGCCGAAAAGATTAACGGGTTATTAATAATAGACGAAGCATATTATGAATTCTCTGGCTATACAGTGAAGGATTTTATTAGCAAATATAAGAATGTTGCAATTGTAAGGACATTAAGTAAGGCGTTTTCATTAGCCTCGTTTAGAGTTGGTTATCTAATAGCTGACAAAGAAGTTATAAAAGCCTTAACTAAGGCTACTACACCTTTTGATATCCCATTACCTTCATTAGTAGCTGGTATTTCTGCGTTAGAAAACCCAAGCTATGCATTTAATATAGCAAATGAAATAAAGAAGAATAGAGATTTTCTTTATGAGTCTATAAAGAAATTGGGTCTGAAGGTTTATAAATCACTAACTAACTTTCTTTTCTTTAAATACGATGGAGATCTTATTCATCCTCTATTAAGTAAAGGAATAGCTATTAGAAGGCCAATTAGTAGTTATTATAGAGTTACTGTTGGCACATTAGAGCAATGTACCATTTTTACACAGAAATTGGGTGAGATAATTGAAAATAGCAATACCAAATAA
- the speD gene encoding adenosylmethionine decarboxylase — protein sequence MGVNLSYEPKVVGKQVYGSLYDCDEDMLKDVDKLREIAIEAAKEGKMTLLDVKAWKIGEGVSVVAIVLESHITIHTWPEYKFATVDVYSCGSHTDPRKAFEFIAIKLGAKRYTMKEADRSSDF from the coding sequence ATGGGGGTTAATTTAAGTTACGAACCAAAGGTTGTGGGAAAGCAAGTTTATGGAAGTCTCTATGATTGCGACGAAGATATGTTAAAGGATGTTGATAAGCTAAGAGAAATAGCTATAGAGGCTGCTAAAGAGGGAAAAATGACCTTGCTTGATGTTAAAGCATGGAAAATAGGGGAGGGAGTGAGCGTGGTTGCCATAGTCCTAGAGAGTCATATAACTATACATACTTGGCCTGAGTATAAGTTTGCTACAGTAGATGTATATTCATGCGGTTCCCATACAGATCCTAGAAAAGCGTTTGAATTCATAGCTATAAAGCTTGGTGCTAAAAGATATACAATGAAAGAGGCTGATAGATCATCGGACTTTTAA
- a CDS encoding UbiA family prenyltransferase, producing MNPYLKLIRIHNVIGAAIGDFTGYVVASEWRILPLKLLISILVVSLVAAGGYAINDVYDIEIDKINKPDRPLPSGRITLRNAVFLSYATMILGILLSVFLGYIQIFVAFITSLLLYLYAKSLKRTGLTGNFVVALTTGLSIFYGGLAYFKGNWLEMVLIPTIYSFFLTLTREIVKGIEDYEGDKKYSVRTLATTIGISKSWNIAKIMLIIVLISSPIPFFLGFNLIYLVLLIPFSYFTLLTIIQNKSIEGGAKARALLKGSAFVGMLAFALGTLPLNFLINHFP from the coding sequence GTGAATCCATATCTTAAACTGATAAGAATCCATAACGTTATAGGGGCAGCAATAGGTGATTTTACAGGGTATGTAGTAGCATCAGAATGGAGAATATTACCGTTAAAGTTGCTAATTTCAATCTTGGTAGTTTCATTAGTAGCTGCTGGAGGTTACGCAATAAACGACGTATATGATATAGAAATAGACAAAATAAATAAACCAGATAGACCATTACCATCTGGGAGAATTACCCTAAGAAACGCCGTATTCTTATCATATGCTACAATGATTCTAGGAATATTACTTTCTGTATTTTTAGGTTATATACAAATATTCGTAGCTTTCATAACTTCATTATTACTCTATTTGTATGCAAAATCGTTAAAAAGAACTGGCCTTACGGGAAATTTCGTAGTAGCATTAACTACTGGTCTTTCGATATTTTATGGAGGTCTGGCATATTTTAAGGGAAACTGGTTAGAGATGGTGTTAATACCAACTATATACTCATTCTTCTTAACATTAACTAGAGAAATAGTGAAAGGTATAGAAGATTATGAAGGAGATAAAAAATATAGTGTCAGAACTCTAGCTACTACAATAGGAATATCAAAATCTTGGAATATAGCTAAAATTATGCTAATTATTGTGCTAATCTCTTCACCAATTCCTTTCTTTTTAGGTTTTAATTTAATTTATTTGGTTCTATTAATTCCATTTTCTTATTTTACATTACTAACCATAATTCAAAACAAGAGTATAGAAGGAGGGGCAAAAGCTAGAGCACTACTAAAAGGATCCGCTTTTGTCGGAATGCTAGCTTTTGCCCTAGGGACATTACCTCTCAATTTCCTTATCAATCACTTTCCTTAA
- a CDS encoding TIGR00269 family protein — protein sequence MKCDVCKSKDAVILQPHTGRRLCKDCFIDDIRNRVKKEAEKEGLTKANKILLAVSGGKDSLTLADTLASFIDPKKLISFNIVEGIGGYNRSDQAKKLKKYLDDLGIELISTSFKKEVGFTLDDMVRSSHDKGLNISACTFCGGFRRKLINAAGREVKADLVATGHNLDDEAQTIVINLLRGDIKRLIRLGEIPVKLSDKFVLRVKPLRKIYEWETTMYAYYKGFEFQEVECPYISMKPTLRAKVRDLLYSLESKKPGSLLTIVEEFDKISEEYKRNSELKDLPKCKICGEPTSYGRDVCKNCELLIKSGLLNHQYLPMS from the coding sequence GTGAAATGCGACGTATGTAAATCTAAAGACGCTGTAATATTACAGCCTCATACTGGCAGAAGATTATGCAAGGATTGTTTTATAGACGATATTCGGAATAGAGTAAAAAAGGAGGCAGAAAAGGAAGGTCTTACTAAAGCTAATAAGATTCTATTAGCAGTTTCCGGAGGTAAAGATAGTCTGACGTTAGCAGATACTTTGGCTTCTTTTATAGATCCTAAGAAGCTTATATCGTTTAATATTGTAGAAGGTATAGGAGGATATAACAGATCGGATCAAGCAAAAAAACTCAAAAAATACCTAGATGACCTAGGTATAGAACTAATCTCTACGTCTTTTAAAAAGGAAGTAGGCTTCACATTAGACGATATGGTAAGATCTTCTCATGATAAAGGTCTAAATATTTCTGCATGCACTTTTTGTGGTGGTTTTAGAAGGAAACTAATAAATGCTGCAGGAAGGGAAGTAAAAGCTGATTTAGTGGCCACTGGTCATAATCTAGACGATGAAGCTCAGACAATTGTAATAAATTTATTAAGAGGAGATATAAAAAGATTAATAAGATTAGGAGAAATACCGGTAAAATTAAGTGATAAATTTGTATTAAGAGTTAAGCCTTTAAGGAAAATATATGAATGGGAGACTACTATGTATGCATATTATAAAGGATTTGAATTTCAGGAAGTGGAATGTCCTTATATTTCTATGAAACCTACATTAAGAGCAAAGGTTAGAGATTTATTATACTCATTAGAGTCAAAAAAGCCTGGTAGTTTACTAACCATAGTTGAGGAATTTGACAAAATATCTGAAGAATACAAGAGAAATAGTGAGTTAAAAGATCTTCCTAAGTGTAAAATATGTGGAGAACCAACAAGTTATGGTAGAGATGTGTGTAAAAATTGTGAATTATTAATAAAATCTGGATTACTGAATCACCAATATTTGCCTATGTCGTAA
- the leuS gene encoding leucine--tRNA ligase yields the protein MSQDFVVLLNKVSEKWQKKWEESKIFESNPDNRSKFYSTVAFPYPNSPFHLGHGRTYTTCDIYARYMRMKGYNVLFPMGFHYTGTPIITMADDVAKGDKELLDIFKNIYEIPSEVIPKLSDPLFMANYFKEEIKKSMKELGLSIDWRREFTTIDPEFSSFIVWQFGKLQSMGYIVKDTHPVGWCPVHNLPVGMHDTKGDMEPDIGQYVLIYFETPKGYLPVATLRPETIFGVVAIWINPKEDYSIVDINEKKLIVSKKAAFKLSFQLDLKEEDKISAEDLQKLKAINPINGKEVPILAADFVDPSLATGVVMSVPAHAPFDYFYLRKIKSDIEPIPVVKVDGYSDIPAKDFIDKEKPKNDSDLKKVTEMVYRTEYNKGKIRDDVINLIKPEFREELKNIIGASVPEARKIITNFIIQKGFGRYIYEIMNKPVYCRCGNEVVVKILKDQWFLDYGNPEWKNKTKKLLSRMRVIPPEVRKDFEYSIDWLEKRACARTRGLGTPLPWDKKWIIESLSDSTIYMAYYTISHKIRLNKLHASQLTKEFWDYVMLGKGDVDLISKETGIDRKIIEDLRSEFSYWYPLDIRHSGPDLIPNHLSFFLFNHAAIFPEELWPRGVAINGFILYEGKKMSKSLRNILPLRKAIRMYGADVIRIALSCTVDMGSDANFTDAGARSISDALRRYYDICTTTYNGNVLGKPEKWLLSKFNVLIKDVTSLMDQLILRDSLNKVLFEMISTFNEYFEMVKAEGREPNASIVKEIALKWTKLLTPFAPHLAEEVWNIMGNNSFVSIEKWPTYDETKIDTFIELEHEYHEELIEDIRSILNIYKGKPSSITIYTSDQESLDKLRKSIEIISQGGSLKNLMEIYRPKNKDDAKNLQKIFQYANNMQENMKRLLQYDFSEFDIIKDALPYLEYKIGLKINIEKFNDEIRQKYNKDALPLRPAILIQ from the coding sequence ATGTCTCAAGACTTTGTAGTTTTGCTTAATAAGGTATCTGAAAAATGGCAAAAAAAATGGGAAGAGAGTAAAATATTTGAATCTAATCCAGATAATAGATCAAAATTTTATAGCACAGTAGCGTTTCCTTATCCTAATAGTCCTTTTCATTTAGGTCATGGACGAACGTATACTACTTGCGATATTTATGCTAGATATATGAGAATGAAAGGATATAATGTACTTTTCCCTATGGGTTTTCACTATACAGGGACACCAATAATTACTATGGCAGACGATGTGGCTAAAGGGGATAAGGAATTATTAGATATTTTCAAGAATATTTATGAAATTCCTTCTGAAGTTATACCAAAATTATCTGATCCCTTATTTATGGCGAATTATTTTAAAGAAGAGATTAAAAAATCTATGAAAGAGCTAGGCTTAAGTATAGATTGGAGAAGAGAATTTACTACTATTGATCCAGAATTTTCCTCATTTATTGTATGGCAATTCGGAAAATTACAATCAATGGGATATATTGTTAAAGATACGCATCCAGTAGGTTGGTGTCCAGTACACAATTTACCAGTAGGTATGCACGATACTAAAGGGGACATGGAACCGGACATAGGACAATATGTTTTAATTTACTTTGAAACACCTAAAGGATATTTACCAGTAGCTACGTTAAGACCAGAGACTATCTTTGGCGTAGTAGCTATCTGGATAAATCCAAAAGAGGATTATTCTATTGTGGATATTAATGAGAAAAAATTGATAGTGTCGAAAAAAGCAGCTTTTAAGCTATCATTTCAATTAGATCTGAAAGAAGAGGATAAGATATCTGCAGAAGACTTACAGAAACTAAAAGCTATAAATCCTATAAACGGAAAAGAAGTTCCTATATTAGCAGCAGATTTTGTAGATCCATCATTAGCAACTGGTGTAGTAATGAGTGTTCCAGCTCATGCTCCTTTTGATTATTTTTACTTAAGAAAAATAAAATCTGATATAGAACCTATTCCAGTAGTAAAAGTAGACGGATATTCTGATATTCCAGCCAAGGATTTCATAGATAAAGAAAAACCGAAAAATGATTCAGATTTAAAGAAAGTAACCGAAATGGTATATAGAACTGAATATAACAAGGGAAAAATTAGAGACGATGTAATTAATTTAATAAAACCAGAATTTAGAGAAGAGTTAAAGAATATAATAGGTGCTAGTGTCCCTGAAGCTAGAAAAATAATAACTAACTTCATAATACAGAAAGGATTTGGAAGATATATTTATGAAATAATGAATAAACCCGTTTACTGTAGATGCGGCAATGAAGTAGTAGTAAAAATCCTAAAAGATCAATGGTTTTTAGATTACGGAAACCCAGAATGGAAAAATAAAACTAAAAAACTCTTAAGTAGAATGAGAGTGATTCCACCAGAGGTAAGAAAGGATTTCGAATATTCTATTGATTGGTTAGAAAAAAGAGCGTGCGCCAGAACAAGAGGTTTAGGTACTCCATTGCCATGGGACAAGAAATGGATAATCGAAAGTCTATCTGATTCTACAATATATATGGCATATTATACTATATCTCATAAAATCAGGTTAAATAAGCTTCATGCTTCTCAGTTAACTAAAGAGTTTTGGGATTATGTAATGTTAGGAAAAGGAGACGTAGATCTAATTTCAAAAGAAACTGGAATAGATAGAAAAATAATAGAAGACTTACGAAGTGAATTCAGCTATTGGTATCCATTAGACATAAGACATAGCGGACCAGATTTGATACCAAATCACCTATCTTTCTTTCTATTTAATCACGCTGCGATATTTCCTGAGGAATTATGGCCAAGAGGAGTTGCAATAAATGGATTTATATTATATGAAGGAAAGAAAATGAGCAAGTCTCTGAGGAATATATTGCCATTAAGGAAAGCTATAAGGATGTATGGTGCAGATGTTATTAGGATTGCCTTATCCTGTACTGTAGATATGGGATCAGACGCTAATTTTACTGACGCTGGAGCTAGATCTATTTCAGATGCGTTGAGAAGATACTATGATATATGTACCACAACATATAACGGAAATGTTTTAGGAAAGCCAGAAAAATGGTTGTTATCAAAATTTAATGTTCTAATTAAAGACGTTACTTCTTTAATGGATCAGCTAATACTTAGAGATTCATTAAATAAAGTACTTTTTGAAATGATTTCGACATTCAATGAATACTTTGAGATGGTAAAAGCAGAAGGTAGAGAACCTAACGCTAGCATTGTTAAAGAAATAGCATTAAAATGGACGAAGCTCTTAACGCCGTTTGCACCACATCTTGCAGAAGAAGTATGGAATATTATGGGTAATAATTCATTTGTCTCTATAGAGAAATGGCCTACTTATGATGAGACAAAAATAGATACTTTCATAGAGTTAGAACATGAATATCATGAAGAATTAATAGAGGACATAAGATCTATATTAAACATTTACAAAGGAAAACCAAGCTCTATTACTATCTACACTTCTGATCAAGAAAGCCTAGATAAATTAAGGAAATCAATAGAAATAATTTCCCAAGGCGGTTCATTAAAAAATCTAATGGAAATATATAGACCAAAAAATAAAGATGATGCAAAGAATTTACAAAAAATTTTCCAATATGCAAATAATATGCAAGAAAATATGAAAAGATTATTACAATATGATTTCTCTGAATTCGATATTATAAAAGATGCTCTGCCATATCTAGAATATAAGATAGGATTGAAGATAAATATAGAGAAATTTAACGACGAAATAAGACAAAAATATAATAAAGACGCATTACCATTAAGACCTGCTATATTAATTCAATAA
- a CDS encoding ACT domain-containing protein, giving the protein MIQGKVLKITGYYRDPELLERIMANFRKLWVDIDWINARKVSDDGLYEIFMQIKDTKNTQLAILNLSKTVDIEKVEVLEDAKVVQYKFNEKGEIVDGNNYSMVIYVPIYSKVTSYSWGEIVGQNIH; this is encoded by the coding sequence GTGATCCAAGGAAAAGTACTTAAAATAACAGGATATTATAGAGATCCAGAATTACTAGAGAGAATAATGGCTAACTTTAGAAAACTATGGGTCGATATAGACTGGATAAATGCTAGAAAAGTTTCAGATGATGGTTTATATGAAATATTTATGCAAATCAAGGATACAAAGAATACGCAGCTTGCTATACTTAATTTAAGCAAGACAGTCGATATAGAAAAAGTAGAAGTACTTGAAGATGCAAAAGTAGTACAATACAAATTTAATGAAAAAGGGGAGATAGTTGATGGCAATAATTATAGCATGGTAATTTATGTACCCATTTATTCTAAAGTAACAAGTTATAGCTGGGGTGAAATAGTTGGCCAAAATATACACTGA
- a CDS encoding GTPase produces MLGKIYSIIKRSDLVIEVLDAREPDLTRSKSLENYARDLNKKILIVINKGDLVPKDISEKWKKYFESKGLRAIYIAATQHMGTKILRDSIRELLKGSQGTVCFIGYPKTGKSSIINALKGRHSATTSSHPMEKGFTKNPQLFKIDSKIYAWDTPGIIPPDGNYLEKVIRGSSVDELEDPVKAAIMLIKRIEQFDKSSLENVYGAYSDPNDLLRKIAMKRGWIYKKDKEPIIDEAAKVIIRDFHDGKIIYFSLPPKTNDENKSSNI; encoded by the coding sequence ATGCTAGGAAAAATCTATTCTATAATCAAGAGATCGGATCTAGTAATAGAAGTATTAGATGCTAGAGAACCAGATTTAACTAGATCAAAATCGCTAGAAAATTATGCTAGAGATCTAAATAAAAAGATTTTAATAGTAATAAACAAGGGGGACTTGGTTCCTAAAGATATTTCAGAAAAATGGAAAAAATATTTTGAATCTAAAGGATTGAGAGCTATATATATAGCGGCAACACAGCACATGGGCACTAAAATTTTACGAGATAGCATAAGAGAGTTACTTAAGGGAAGTCAAGGAACAGTATGCTTTATAGGTTATCCTAAGACTGGAAAATCATCTATAATCAATGCATTAAAAGGAAGGCATTCAGCTACAACATCATCCCACCCAATGGAAAAAGGCTTTACTAAAAATCCACAACTATTTAAAATAGACAGTAAAATATATGCATGGGACACTCCAGGTATAATTCCGCCTGACGGCAATTATCTTGAAAAAGTAATAAGAGGAAGCTCAGTAGATGAGTTAGAAGATCCAGTAAAGGCAGCAATAATGCTTATAAAAAGAATAGAGCAGTTTGATAAATCTTCTTTAGAAAATGTATATGGAGCATATTCTGATCCAAACGATTTACTGAGAAAAATAGCCATGAAGCGCGGTTGGATCTATAAAAAAGATAAAGAACCAATAATAGACGAAGCTGCTAAGGTAATAATAAGAGATTTTCACGATGGCAAAATAATTTATTTCAGTCTTCCTCCAAAAACTAATGATGAAAATAAAAGTAGTAATATTTGA
- a CDS encoding NAD(P)/FAD-dependent oxidoreductase, with protein sequence MAGLLAGYKFRDYNPLIFDRRRTPGKKCTGIISYSTFLNLGVSKEFVDRYFKDIEIIINNKYHVYIKTNVLRLNREKLEIWLSNELTVKRPVNASINGNIVYYNNEKFTGDIIDASGWKGKAKWIRAIEYELSPINEEKITVYIDNNNPGGFSWIVPLPEKTLVGSISYSDPLRYIPKVNSKVLGIHGGAIPRVKPKFSKNAIGDSTGLIKTFTGGGIFGISEILQVLLTDKYDEKFKKLSKEVSKQYHLTSLLEKSWRISLNMGLFYNEKTIYADKEFDFHSLLFRFSN encoded by the coding sequence ATAGCTGGTCTTTTAGCTGGGTACAAATTTAGGGATTACAATCCTTTAATTTTTGATAGGAGAAGAACACCAGGGAAGAAGTGTACTGGCATTATAAGTTACTCTACTTTTCTTAATTTAGGCGTATCTAAAGAATTCGTAGATAGATATTTCAAAGATATAGAAATTATTATAAATAATAAATATCACGTTTATATAAAAACAAATGTTCTAAGACTAAATAGAGAAAAGCTTGAAATCTGGTTATCTAACGAATTGACAGTTAAACGCCCAGTAAATGCTTCTATTAACGGGAATATTGTATACTACAATAATGAAAAATTTACTGGAGATATAATTGACGCATCTGGCTGGAAAGGAAAGGCTAAGTGGATAAGAGCAATAGAGTACGAGTTATCTCCAATAAATGAAGAAAAGATAACTGTATACATTGATAATAATAATCCAGGAGGATTCTCGTGGATAGTACCGTTACCAGAAAAAACATTGGTAGGTAGTATAAGTTATTCAGATCCTTTAAGATATATACCTAAGGTTAACTCTAAGGTATTAGGAATACATGGAGGAGCTATACCTAGGGTAAAACCGAAATTTTCTAAGAACGCCATAGGCGATTCTACTGGGTTAATAAAAACTTTTACTGGAGGAGGTATATTTGGAATTTCAGAAATACTTCAAGTTCTTCTAACTGATAAATATGATGAGAAATTTAAGAAATTATCTAAGGAAGTTAGTAAACAATATCATCTTACAAGCTTATTAGAAAAGTCTTGGAGAATATCTCTAAATATGGGCCTATTTTATAATGAAAAAACCATTTATGCAGATAAGGAATTTGATTTTCATTCACTTCTTTTCAGATTCTCTAACTAA
- a CDS encoding magnesium-dependent phosphatase-1 has protein sequence MKIKVVIFDADKTLWDHYNISEFEEPIKIINRDEIEDIKGRKLKVFPEVRSTLEELKRNNLILGMATWNYPEKTERMLGILNLRRYFDVIVSRDFPFKFIMISEIINELKNRGISVKPENIMFIDDRRVHFGNVWLYLGKVKCVEMWKDISCHSQILKLLELNS, from the coding sequence ATGAAAATAAAAGTAGTAATATTTGATGCAGACAAAACTTTATGGGATCATTACAATATTTCCGAATTTGAGGAGCCTATAAAAATCATAAATAGAGACGAAATTGAGGATATAAAGGGAAGAAAACTAAAAGTTTTTCCTGAAGTAAGATCTACATTAGAGGAGCTAAAGAGAAATAATCTAATACTAGGAATGGCTACATGGAATTATCCTGAAAAGACCGAAAGAATGCTAGGAATATTAAACTTAAGAAGATATTTTGATGTAATTGTATCAAGAGACTTTCCTTTTAAATTCATAATGATATCTGAAATAATTAATGAATTGAAGAATAGAGGAATATCAGTAAAACCAGAGAATATAATGTTTATAGATGATAGACGTGTACATTTTGGAAATGTTTGGCTATACTTAGGAAAAGTGAAATGTGTTGAAATGTGGAAAGACATTTCTTGCCACAGTCAAATTTTAAAGTTATTGGAATTGAACAGTTAG
- a CDS encoding PolB1-binding protein PBP2 family protein, protein MERDLEVAIKYFKTNVSVGEIAAVRDLKGLGIKEPEKIIAKLLEMGIIDKGEGCYNLVRESEKK, encoded by the coding sequence ATGGAAAGAGATTTAGAGGTTGCAATAAAATATTTTAAAACCAATGTTTCCGTAGGAGAAATAGCTGCTGTTAGAGATCTAAAAGGATTAGGGATAAAAGAACCAGAAAAAATAATAGCAAAATTATTAGAAATGGGAATAATTGACAAAGGAGAAGGATGCTATAATTTAGTTAGAGAATCTGAAAAGAAGTGA
- a CDS encoding cob(I)yrinic acid a,c-diamide adenosyltransferase — translation MFTKTGDKGETNVINKRVGKDSPLVNFLGDLDEANSFIGLAISKIPWDDMKKDLLRVQHDLFVLGEDASTNNGKVTQDFVKWLEERTVYYRKESGPIKLFVIPGGSEEASHIHVARSVVRRIERNSVKYSKELEFNKWIIVYLNRLSSLLFSMAVVANKRKEVKEENYDIGKYW, via the coding sequence ATGTTTACAAAGACTGGAGATAAAGGAGAAACTAACGTAATAAATAAACGCGTAGGGAAAGATTCCCCGTTAGTTAATTTTCTAGGAGATTTAGACGAAGCTAACTCATTCATAGGGTTGGCAATAAGTAAAATACCATGGGATGATATGAAAAAAGACCTTTTAAGAGTCCAACATGATCTTTTTGTCCTTGGAGAAGATGCCTCAACTAATAATGGAAAAGTAACACAAGATTTTGTTAAATGGTTAGAAGAAAGAACCGTATATTATAGAAAAGAAAGCGGCCCGATAAAATTATTCGTAATTCCAGGAGGATCTGAGGAAGCATCTCATATCCATGTAGCAAGGTCAGTTGTGAGAAGGATAGAAAGAAATTCTGTTAAATACTCAAAGGAATTAGAATTTAATAAATGGATCATAGTATACTTAAATAGGCTTTCTTCTCTTTTATTTTCCATGGCAGTAGTAGCTAATAAACGAAAGGAAGTAAAGGAAGAGAATTACGACATAGGCAAATATTGGTGA
- the hisG gene encoding ATP phosphoribosyltransferase — translation MKIAIPNKGRLQQPSLQFLSSVGIKPLATDERSLIVPTSWEGVQLVLMRTEDIPNLVENGAADIGITGMDYVIESRADVEDLIRLDFGKAKISLAVPLSWNISDVSELKREIKIATKYYNIAREYITRKNINAKIVKISGAAEVMPSLGAADAIIDVVSTGTTLKLHGLKEIDTVMETYATIIGNRYWLKSEEADKINLVLTMMKGALSARGKKMIFMNVKDKDLEKVLASLPAMLAPAISKLSKSDAWEVITVVNEDCLPEIVAKAMIAGAKDIVILGIEKVIR, via the coding sequence TTGAAAATAGCAATACCAAATAAAGGTAGATTACAGCAGCCTTCATTACAGTTTTTATCTTCTGTAGGAATCAAACCACTAGCTACTGACGAAAGATCGCTAATAGTTCCTACTAGTTGGGAAGGAGTACAATTAGTTCTAATGCGAACTGAAGATATACCTAATCTAGTTGAAAATGGGGCTGCAGATATAGGTATAACTGGAATGGATTATGTTATAGAATCTAGGGCAGATGTAGAGGATCTAATAAGATTAGATTTTGGTAAGGCGAAAATATCTCTAGCTGTCCCACTTAGCTGGAACATTAGTGATGTAAGTGAGTTAAAAAGAGAGATAAAAATAGCTACAAAGTATTATAATATTGCTAGGGAATATATTACAAGGAAAAATATTAATGCTAAGATAGTGAAAATAAGTGGTGCGGCAGAAGTAATGCCTTCTCTGGGTGCCGCTGATGCAATAATAGACGTCGTAAGCACTGGTACTACCTTAAAATTGCATGGCCTAAAGGAAATTGATACTGTAATGGAAACATATGCTACTATTATAGGAAATAGATATTGGCTGAAAAGTGAAGAAGCGGACAAGATTAACTTAGTGTTAACAATGATGAAAGGAGCATTAAGCGCTAGAGGTAAAAAAATGATATTCATGAATGTTAAGGATAAAGATTTAGAAAAAGTCCTTGCGTCTTTGCCTGCCATGCTTGCTCCAGCTATAAGTAAACTTAGCAAAAGCGATGCATGGGAAGTTATTACAGTGGTTAATGAAGACTGTTTGCCAGAAATAGTAGCTAAGGCAATGATTGCAGGTGCTAAGGATATAGTTATATTAGGAATAGAAAAAGTGATAAGATGA